In Gadus morhua chromosome 2, gadMor3.0, whole genome shotgun sequence, a single window of DNA contains:
- the traf7 gene encoding E3 ubiquitin-protein ligase TRAF7, with the protein MEASFGPTFSTVAAGAKGSTHRRTPSSSSTLTYSPRDDDDMPPIGTPRRSDSAISIRSLHSESNMSLRSTFSLHEEEEDTEPQVFAEQPSVKLCCQLCCNVFKDPVITTCGHTFCRRCALSSDKCPVDTAKLTVVVNNIAVAEQIGELFIHCKYGCRATPASAAAAGGAGAAAGAGVAAPGAATVAVPTITTVAGKPGAYEVDPLGCPFTIKLTSRMEHEVSCDYRPVRCPNNPSCPPLLTKHLEAHLKECEHIKCPHSKYGCTFIGNQDTYETHLEVCKFEGLKEFLQQTDDRFHEMQLTLSQKDQDIAFLRSMLGKLSEKLDQLEKNLELKFDVLDENQSKLSEDLMEFRRDASMLNDELSHINARLNMGILGSYDPQQIFKCKGTFVGHQGPVWCLCVYSTGDLLFSGSSDKTIKVWDTCTTYKCQKTLEGHDGIVLALCIQGNRLYSGSADCTIIVWDIQTLQKVNTIRAHDNPVCTLVSSHNMLFSGSLKAIKVWDIVGTELKLKKELTGLNHWVRALVASQNHLYSGSYQTIKIWDIRSLDCVHVLQTSGGSVYSIAVTNHHIVCGTYENLIHVWDIDTKEQVRTLTGHVGTVYALAVISTPDQTKVFSASYDRSLRVWSMDNMICTQTLLRHQGSVTALAVSRGRLFSGAVDSTVKVWTC; encoded by the exons ATGGAGGCCTCTTTTGGCCCCACCTTCTCAACTGTGGCCGCAGGTGCTAAAGGTAGCACACACAGGagaaccccctcctcctctagtaCCCTGACCTACTCCCCCCGCGACGACGACgacatg CCTCCCATCGGGACGCCCCGCAGGTCAGACTCGGCCATCTCCATCCGTTCTCTGCACTCTGAGTCCAACATGTCCCTGCGGTCCACCTTTTCCCTgcatgaagaggaggaggacacg GAGCCCCAGGTGTTTGCGGAGCAGCCGTCGGTGAAGCTGTGCTGCCAGCTCTGTTGCAACGTCTTCAAAGACCCAGTCATCACCACGTGTGGG CACACTTTCTGCAGAAGATGCGCCTTGAGTTCAG ATAAATGTCCGGTGGACACGGCCAAGCTGACCGTGGTGGTCAACAACATCGCTGTGGCCGAGCAGATCGGCGAGCTCTTTATCCACTGCAAGTACGGCTGCCGAGCCACGCCGGCCAGCGCCGCCGCTGCGGGAGGGGctggggcggcggcgggcgctGGGGTCGCAGCGCCCGGGGCCGCCACCGTGGCCgtccccaccatcaccaccgtgGCGGGAAAACCGGGCGCATATGAGGTGGACCCCCTCGGCTGCCCCTTCACCATCAAGCTCACCTCACGCAT GGAGCACGAGGTGAGCTGTGACTACCGGCCGGTGCGTTGCCCTAACAACCCGTCTTGCCCCCCGCTGCTCACCAAACACCTGGAAGCCCACCTCAAGGAGTGTGAACACATCAAGTGTCCTCACTCCAAAtatgg CTGCACGTTCATCGGGAACCAGGACACCTACGAGACTCACCTGGAGGTGTGCAAGTTTGAGGGCCTCAAGGAATTCCTGCAGCAAACCGATGACAG GTTCCATGAAATGCAACTAACGCTCTCCCAGAAGGACCAGGACATCGCCTTCCTGCGCTCCATGCTGGGCAAACTCTCTGAGAAACTGGACCAGCTGGAGAAGAACCTGGAGCTCAAGTTTG ACGTGCTAGATGAGAACCAGAGTAAGCTGAGCGAGGACTTGATGGAGTTCCGTAGAGATGCCTCCATGCTTAAC GACGAGTTGTCCCACATCAACGCCAGGCTCAACATGGGCATCCTGGGCT CCTACGACCCCCAGCAGATCTTCAAGTGCAAGGGAACCTTTGTGGGCCACCAGGGGCCCGTGTGGTGCCTCTGTGTCTACTCCACCGGAGACCTGCTCTTCTCCGGCTCCTCAGACAAGACCATCAAG gTGTGGGATACCTGCACTACATACAAGTGTCAGAAGACCTTAGAAGGTCACGACGGCATTGTCTTGGCGCTGTGCATCCAGGG GAACCGGTTGTACAGTGGCTCTGCGGACTGCACCATCATA GTGTGGGACATCCAGACTCTGCAGAAGGTGAACACGATCCGGGCCCATGACAATCCTGTGTGCACGTTAGTCTCCTCCCACAACATGCTGTTCAGTGGCTCCCTCAAGGCCATCAAG gtGTGGGACATCGTGGGCACAGAGCTGAAGCTGAAGAAAGAGCTGACTGGTCTCAACCACTGGGTCCGAGCACTGGTGGCTTCTCAGAACCACCTGTACAGCGGCTCCTATCAGACCATCAAG ATCTGGGACATTCGCTCCCTGGATTGTGTCCATGTGCTCCAGACCAGCGGGGGCAGTGTGTACTCCATCGCTGTCACCAACCACCACATCGTCTGCGGCACCTACGAGAACCTCATCCAT GTGTGGGACATAGACACTAAGGAGCAGGTGCGTACCCTGACGGGTCACGTGGGGACTGTGTACGCCCTGGCGGTCATCTCCACGCCGGACCAGACCAAGGTGTTCAGCGCCTCCTACGACCGCTCGCTGCGG gtgtggAGCATGGACAACATGATCTGCACCCAGACCCTGCTGAGGCACCAGGGCAGTGTGACGGCACTGGCCGTCTCTAGGGGGCGCCTGTTCTCGGGGGCGGTGGACAGCACCGTGAAG GTGTGGACTTGTTAG